CAAGCtattatttaagatagtatataagttaatattgatgttaaaataatttttctttttaatagcACCATTGTCGTGCTTGTGGACAAGTTTTCTGTGCGCAATGTTCGTCACGTTCTTGTACATTACCAAAATTTGGTATTGAGAAACCAGTGCGTGTTTGTGAAGCTTGCTTTGAAAAAtcacaaaagtacaaaattctattttattttatttataattttatagagaTATTCTGGGTACCTTTCAATAACTTGATTGCTATGTACCAGCTATGattttaatacctaactaaAACCTATTGGTATTACTTTGTATCCATTTTTTCAAGACATATTCTCTCATCCAATACTCAGGTCTTGGTTTTTTGGTACTGGTTTAGTTGATTCCCGCTAATAAAGTATTCTTCCACCATTTAGGTTTAATTAGATTCCCACCACTTATACCTCTCATATTTCAATATGTTCTAAtcaattgttatacaatttaaactgcaaataaaaaaaatacaaatatattttatgataggtaataggtatatgtgtGATATTCACTTATtggatattttaagaatattatttggtGAAATCCatgtacatacatacattatcCCCAATAATTTGTGAAAGTTTAAGAGTTTGATCAAATATTATAGCTGATTCCAGacaagcttataataatattcaacaatctGGCATTTTAATCACTCTACAGTAAACCTCAAATTTAACTTTGTGGAGCTCATACACAGAATGTTCATGTGGGCAAATACTAAATGCCAAATGGGCGTAACAAGAAACAAAGATGTACTAAGAAAAACTTTCTGGATTCATATaatctattttgtatttgtacttTTTACGATTCAcagtatatttttcatttttcattttttgtatttagtactattttattttaaatgtataaatacagtaTGGTGATTAGCACTTCGAAAATACGAGAGTTATAAATGGCGGGGAGAATACTTTCTGAATAGGTCAACTAAACCAATACcgattttttaaagtatattattacttggctaatattaattgttacttTGCTAGACATGTTAGTCAGCCAATActtaattgttttgtaaatacATTACTTAGctgatacaattaatattaaaaatacacagataAGCCATATCATAGGAGTTACCTAACTTTCAGCCACTAGGTTTGTTGTATCTGTTGGTTTAACCACAATGTAAACGGATACAACAAACGCTAGAtctaatactatttaatatctggtttgttataaattatctacCTGGAACatctctaaattattttatatataaccaaCTATGTATATTGCATTCAaagattttatactttatttcatagactaaattattatttaaattaaattattattttacctataaattttattttagaccaCAAATAAACAAAGGATCAGAAGATTTACCTATAGAATATCTTACCAGTTCTTTGGCTCAACAAAATCAAGTAAgctctatttattatttgagagTTCTCCTTGGGATGTTGGACTAACAAGTTTAGGCCTATtatcaaacaaaacaaaacatttcataagatctgtatttctttttttttgccctatgaaattataaattatattataaaccgaTACTGTGATaggattttactttttaagagGACCCTCATGTTTTATTTctgtctttaaaatatttaacacatacaatttgttttcaGCACTTTAACATTATAATGAATTGACCTTGGTATTATCTAACTTAAATTTACGATCTACAAACATTAAATTGATATGAATTAATTTGTGAATGATAACTgagtttgatattaaaaaaatttcaaaataatagatatgttcacaaaacattttatttattatatgaaatgttttgaataaagtattgaaatattttagataccAGCAGCCAATAGAAAAACAGAAGAAGAACTAAGAGAAGATGAGGAATTACAATTGGCTTTGGCTTTATCCCAATCTGAAGCAGAACAACAAAAAGTaatataactcaaaaataatcaatttttaattatttaatatttattattttatttagtaaaaatcaaaatttattgtacagttttataatatgtgtattgtataatgaattataCTTTCCAATAGGGGATACCTTTTATGAATTCTACTTCAATACCTGCGACAAGATTATATTCTTCACCACCAGTAGTAAGATAACAAGTtttcattcaattatttttataatttgataaatattaattatctaacATTTCTTTCACAGAATGAAAAAAAGATTGAGGTTGAGGCTGAAGATGATCCAGAATTGGCACGTTATTTAAATCGTTCATACTGGGAAAGTCTGAAAATGGGAAATGTAACTAAAACAATGCAAACAAAAATGGCCTCAACCAATGTATGTTTTCaacaatgttttataattataatttatagatgatattaattttaagttatcaattaaataatttaggtaaatacCATTGAGTCACCAAACAATGAAATTAGTCCTGCCATGAATAATGAACAGTCTGATGACTCTGAGGAAATGGAATTGTTTATTACTTCTGTTAAATCACAGTTAGAAATTTTTGTTAATCgaatcaaatcaaatttaagtAGAGGTAGAACCGTTATTAATGGTGGTTCATTggatacattttattcaaagaTAACACCTATGCACCAAAAGTTATTGCAATATATTCAACAACAAGATGAGAAAAgatgtaagtataaataattgttacttactggaaattataaaaatattatttggtcaaTGCAGAATTGCAATGAACAATAACActagttattaatttgtaagttCAATGttcttaaacaaatttaaatgattatgaCTCACCAATAATTTAACGCTCtgtctttatttataattcatagtcGTTTCATACCAAAAttgttagtattataaaatataattacctaatataaaaaaataaactatactaGTATAGTATCATGTAGACTGTATATTAGTGCATGgatagtataacatttttcatcaatttaagtaaatatgattttgaataaaataaaaatttggtacTTTTCTGTTATCCCTACTACCGCGAGTCTCAATTCTGTTATCTCGACTACCTCGCCGATGCTGATTTAGATAAAACCGATAATAAATCATAGAcatggatataaatataaaaatttaaaatacctccCCAATacagttcatattttatacgtacATAGAccttttttatgagcatttgaatatataattttaacgataTTGTGTATTTAGTGGTAATTTATCAAACTCAATAAGACCTTAAAGCACTAAGCGGTCACCCACCTACCACTTGCAAAAGTTATGGGGTATTTACCCAGTAGCCATACGTGTTCGGTACTACTAAGCTAGGTCTAGTCTAATgcactgtctccgctcagaatcgtattaCGTatccaatgatttatcattgaattcaaatataacacatacgCATTACAATGACATACTTGAcactactatacagcagagtggtacccacttgtcccagcttttaatttatatataaatatatatatttaatatctcgatgattttatggtttatattataacactacagtcctgtgataactgataataaacgttatactaatatattatattattatataaatagcaattcatgtgtattatgtatgaaaatacTGAACTATCGgaatagtactatagtagtagAGATAACAGAATAGAGTAGTCGCGGCATCGAGTGGTAGTAGGGATAACAGAAAAGTACCAAAAATTTgaggtgtataaaaaaaaaaaatgaaatacataaaataatatttaatttataattaaaaaaaatcttttttagtatattttgaaaGGTTGCAAGACAAATTGGTTCAAGTTAAAGACACACGGGCTGCACTGGATGCGATGAGAGATGATCATAAAGCTGCAATTCAACAAGAAGCTGCGTTTGCCGAACAACAGAGGCAGATTCAGTTAGCTATGAAATTGGATGTATTAAGACAGAGAAAACAACAATACCAACAAGTAATTACCTTTTAGCtgttatttgaattaaaatgatttattattaactgattGTCTTTTAGTATCAACATCAAATGACTCTTCAACAAGTGCAACAACAAGAACAAGAAATGGCTATGAGAATGGAACATCAGAGGCAAAACTATCTTAATAGTAATATGTACGGCCCTAATTCTTTGCCAAGTATGCCCTCTGCACCTAATCCTTACATGTCGCCTGGTCCTAGTAAGTAACAgaaagagtttttttttatttgaggcCATTTAGATTTTAGACCTGTGATGCCTCACCACGCATCTATCGGATAGAGTCTATCCAACCTTACCCTTTATCCATTCCTAGTTCATAGGAATTTCAAATCTTCTCTGACTCAGTTCCTCCACCGCTGACTTGTTCAATCTGGCTTTCACCTTATGACTTTGTTAACTATCATAATCGATGCTCTCCGCACATTTCCTGCTCAGGGCttatcataataagtaataactaataatatgaacatttaacCTATcatagttattgaatattttaattatttttaataagtaatttgattagtttaaataatagtagaaactgtttataataacattcaaGGAACCAGTAAAAATTGGTCATAGTAACCGATAgtcattataaccaaaaaaaatatatatttatacaatttagggTGACCTACATAAATTCATTAGTTATGTGCTGGTTAAAATTTCCCCCtcctttttttaaacaaaaaaattatatttgcattttcttcaataattgtGAATTGCTTTTGTTTGATCATTTTGCATCAATTCAACACTGAACACACAATTTACACCAGTGGCGCTAAACACGTTTTTATGGGGTGGTTTGCCCCAGTATTGGCTTTGTGATAgctaaatttacaatataatcaataatcatttggGTGGTTTGAtggtaactaatttttatactttgcccCACTAAATGAAAAACAAGTCTGCGCCACTGAATTTCACACTAAACACACAGTTAATTGCACTTTGACTACGATCCACTATAAGTCATTATATAGATCAgcggttctcaacctttttatagTCGCGTACCACTtacacaatttgaaaatttttacgTACCAcctgaccatttttttttttttgcttattaataatgtatacgtttatgttatatgtatgtatagaattttatttcattaggaATTACAAAatgagataatataaaatatataaatatataataaaaaataaagtatttaattgagtattttaataaaaaaaattaaaaatataaaaaaaaattaaatatgtaaaattattataattattatggtttactttttatttcaatGAGACGATTGGTGTTGTTTTGAACGGACGATGACGTCAATATCGGGCTCCAAATTGCTAACTTtaagtcttaaattattttctacatttaatctacttctatatttattttttgtgtacaataagttagaaaatgtattttcgcACAGATATGTTGATACAAAAGGGATTAGAAACTGTAAAGCTTATGTGGACAATGCCGAGTATTCTTGTTTCACGTCCAGCCAAAAATTAGTgatatttttggttttgaaaGCGGTTTTTAGGGTAGAGTCACTGGTTAAGTCAATAAATAATTCTTTTCCCAAAATACCTTCtggaatgtttttaatataatcatcttCGAAAGGGTTTATGATCCATTTCATTTCTGAGTTATCCTctggaaaatattgtaaaatattggattttggaGAAGGGACTTATGAGTACTGCCCATTTCATTACATAATACTGTGAATAGTCTTGAATTGAGACGTCTGGCTTTGATTAGATTTACGATTTTTACAGCACTATCAAGaactaattttaaacttttaggcATGATTTTAGATGCTAATGCTTGCCGGTGAATCATGCAATGCATAGTTTTAGATAATGGGGcaactttttttattcttgttGCAACTCCGCTCAGCCTTTCAGTCATTGCCCTTGCTCCATCAGAACAAAAACCCACACATTTACTCCACGGCAGATTTATTTCaatcaaatattcattaatggtggtaaaaataatttcagattTTGTGTGGGTTTGTAAAGGCTTACAAAACAAAAACTCttcaataatttcatcattGCGATTGAAACGTATAAATACCATTAATTGAGCCATGTTAGCAATATCAGTACTCTCATCAATTTGCAGagcaaaaaaattacaatctttcaaataaagcaataatttattttttatatttgacgaCATGTCATCAATTCTTCTTTTGACAGTATCGTTTGAAAGTGACACTTTTTCAATCTCTTTTGCAGCCTTGTCTCCAAGAACACATCGCACGATTTCTTTTGCTGCTGGCAACACTAGTGTTTCCCCAATTGTATGAGGTTTTCCATCTTTAGCAATAATTAAACTCGCTAAATAAGATGCTTTAACGATATTTTCATTAAAGTTTGTAAAACTAGACATGCATTTCGATTCCTTTCGGAATGCAGTTAATTTTCTCTGAAAAAATTCAATGGGTTTATTTTCCGTTTCTGGATGCTTCGATAATTGGTGGTGCTTAAGTAGCGATGGCTTCATGCTTTGATTTGAAAGTGTTTCTTGACAAATTACACATTGAGGTAACGGAGTAGAATTTTCAGAACCAAATTTTACAACGAATCCCAATTGTAAGTAACTATCGTCATATTTGCGATTTGCCAGTGTTTTCCGTTTTTTAGTATTTGCGCTTTCGCTTCCTAAAAATCTTttcattttacttaattttatatcaaaaaaaagtatgaaaaaagtacataaaaatataaaattttaatataaaatacacttgATGCAAACAACGCGTATGACACTCGTGAATAAACCGAAGGAACTCACGAAACTAAggtaaaaacacataattgtgaAATAAGAATATGCTTTGTCGGGCTTATCCGATAAAGTTtatcgatttatattatattaaagagaATATCGTTATCTTAATTGCTACGATTACAAACGACCTCCACACCatcaaataaacattaaataaaccaaataatatttaatgttaataataattcgtaccaattttttttataaaggaagATTTTCTCCGCGTACCACTAGTGATACGCGTACCGCAGATTGAGAACCGCTGATATAGATACTTGAGGCGGCCACAAGTGCTGTGGCTGGTCTTGGGAAAGAtatctgaaattaaattaaaaacatacactCTGTACGGAATTTGAACCCTCGTTAGACTGCTTGGCGCAGAACAGTGAGCCACCATAATCTGGGTAAACGTCttaatcattgtaaaaaataacttgaGGGGGGTACGCCTAATCTGCATACCACAGATTTCTTTAAGGGTAcacttctaaaaataaaattaggagGTGGGCACATGTCATGTACCCTCCACTACACCACTGCCTATATGAACTGCTCACATTATAATTTAccaaatatgttttacattGATAGAATGTCTTGCTTATTCTTTGTTTATACAAATACTAATAGTTTTTAATCCTTAATTTCTTATAGATTCATTGATGTCTTCTCAAATGCAAGAAAATGGTATACGGTATCCTCAGTCAACAGAATCGGCTCATTTTCAACATATTTCTCAACCTCAAGGTATAAAGTATtagataaagtaaataataataataaaacaaaatgtgcaTGAATTTGCAGGCTTTGTTACGAGACACATGATACCTCAAAATCCAAGTTCAATCACTAACAACCAACCAGTGAATTTACCTTCCAATGAGCCCAATAACATGTCACAAGTCAATTCAAACATTCCTCAGCCTATTTATCAACAACGAATGGCGCCTATGACAAGCACAATTAATTCAGGGGTTTCTGTTAGTCCGTCAATGAATTCCATGCACCAACAGTCACTTCCTGGTGTTGGCTCTCACACACAGTCTATGATGCCCGGCCATCAACAACCTCAAATGCAAAATATGGGTCCACCACAACACACGCTTCCAGTAGGACAGCCAATGATACCCAGTCAACATCAGCAGCCAATGATGGGTCAGATGTCTGCTATGCCTTATGGTGGACCTGTCCACATGGGACAGTATGGTGCACACCAAATACCTAGTCAGCAAGTAAATCCACAGCCGTCCGCTCCAAACCAAGTAGAACAGCCCAAAGTTGAGCAACCCCAGGTTGCAGAGTTAATaagttttgattaattaatttaatgtttcgCATTccaaatatacacatttttaacatttatttaaaactaatattatattattttaactttgtgggtatattatttaattgtttattatatacatattataaatattataaattaaaaaaaaaatatatatatatatataaatagtgcattaaaatattaacatagaaAACAACCTTGTTAAGCTACTTAATACTATAACTTGCACACATACATTCAATGTCATTATATACAATTTCGAGGGTTAATCATTTCATCATGTCTAGAAAAATCTTATTGGCAATAACACTGCATGATTATCGTACACACATTCATCATcgtgaaaataatttagttaaatggTTCAGCCGTAGTAAGGTGTTCTAGTGTATGGAGTCCGGTTATCTTCTTctttgattttttgataataactgTATGTCACCCACCACATGTACACGTAAATACCTGTAAAATATGATCATGAGTGGTGGCAtggtaatgtacctatattaaatttagtattgtataacttaatttatattatacatacccaCGCATAGCAAGCCAACCACTAAAACCCCAAAGCTAGTGAAATAGAATTTATGAATCAAGAAGTCAATAGAAGTGTATATCACAGATATGACTAGTCCAATACATAACATGATTGTAAGTACTATCCAAGGAAGCATCAATATCTTCTTTcgctaaaataaaatcatcacgATGAAAGTACATTCTgccaatgatttttttttgcattagtTAGTGCTTACCCTAAAAATCCCGACCAAAAGCAGAACCGATATTAATACTGTCATAAGCAGGTTGATGGCGACAATGATttgtactgaaaataaaattttaataaaaattatttggtgaTGGTAGAGACCTAGTAAAGAAGTGATTTTACTTTGAACAGGAAGAGTAGACAAATCTAATTACAAGTTACTCACGGGCCACGAGAaggaatatttttaactacgatTTGATAGTGTATAGTTACTATAGttagttatttgaaaatatagactTACCGACAGCTTTGGGTAAGAAATCTATGACAATGGTCTGTATTCTGATGTCACTTATCAGAATGATTAATAGAGTGACTATGGCAATCAcctgaaaaaaagaaaacagaAAGTAAATCGTTGGAAATGTGGTGTGCGTCTGTCAGATGTCAATCTGGTGCCTAAGTGTTGTAcaaactacaattatttatacaaatatgttatcaattatcatacggatataagtatataacgctTGCAACCTTTGCAGAATTTCAGGTTCAGGTAATCTGGACATCTGGTCCAGATTTGATTTTCTAAATGAAATTTGTTGGCTCTCACGAGAGCGCCACACTCGTTATTTAAGGGGTTTAGTGTAGGCAATTCTAGTAACGTCTCTATATTACTTTAACAATTTGTATGTACTTACACGTCTAAGTTATTACTtttctacattatttttagGGTACCT
This portion of the Acyrthosiphon pisum isolate AL4f chromosome A1, pea_aphid_22Mar2018_4r6ur, whole genome shotgun sequence genome encodes:
- the LOC100165322 gene encoding hepatocyte growth factor-regulated tyrosine kinase substrate, whose protein sequence is MFKSNFEKLLDKVTSNLLLEADWPTTLEICDTIRQKDVQPKFALNAIKKKLISPNPHTAMYSLLVLECCVKNCGQLVHDEVGTKPFMEQIRETIKTTPHENVKNKLLELLQTWAFAFRAIPKYCAVQDTVNIMKAEGYTFPALKESDAMFSSDVAPGWEDSDCCHRCRVKFGMVQRKHHCRACGQVFCAQCSSRSCTLPKFGIEKPVRVCEACFEKSQKPQINKGSEDLPIEYLTSSLAQQNQIPAANRKTEEELREDEELQLALALSQSEAEQQKGIPFMNSTSIPATRLYSSPPVNEKKIEVEAEDDPELARYLNRSYWESLKMGNVTKTMQTKMASTNVNTIESPNNEISPAMNNEQSDDSEEMELFITSVKSQLEIFVNRIKSNLSRGRTVINGGSLDTFYSKITPMHQKLLQYIQQQDEKRLYFERLQDKLVQVKDTRAALDAMRDDHKAAIQQEAAFAEQQRQIQLAMKLDVLRQRKQQYQQYQHQMTLQQVQQQEQEMAMRMEHQRQNYLNSNMYGPNSLPSMPSAPNPYMSPGPNSLMSSQMQENGIRYPQSTESAHFQHISQPQGFVTRHMIPQNPSSITNNQPVNLPSNEPNNMSQVNSNIPQPIYQQRMAPMTSTINSGVSVSPSMNSMHQQSLPGVGSHTQSMMPGHQQPQMQNMGPPQHTLPVGQPMIPSQHQQPMMGQMSAMPYGGPVHMGQYGAHQIPSQQVNPQPSAPNQVEQPKVEQPQVAELISFD
- the LOC100167345 gene encoding LOW QUALITY PROTEIN: uncharacterized protein LOC100167345 (The sequence of the model RefSeq protein was modified relative to this genomic sequence to represent the inferred CDS: inserted 1 base in 1 codon) — protein: MGRKFPVATSFLGFPLKTGAIISGVYGIVIAIVTLLIILISDIRIQTIVIDFLPKAVVQIIVAINLLMTVLISVLLLVGIFRRKKILMLPWIVLTIMLCIGXSHICDIHFY